Proteins found in one Neomonachus schauinslandi chromosome 1, ASM220157v2, whole genome shotgun sequence genomic segment:
- the ACER1 gene encoding alkaline ceramidase 1 isoform X2: protein MPSIFAYQSSEVDWCESNFQHSELVAEFYNTFSNVTFFIFGPLMMFLMHPYAQKRSRYVYITCILFMVVGLFSMYFHMTLSFLGQLLDEIAILWLLASGYSIWMPRCYFPTFLGENRPQFISLVIITTVVSTFLSFLRPVINAYALNSIAVHILYIVFHEYKKTSNKELRHIMEVSVVLWAFALTSWISDRLLCSFWQQINFSYLHSIWHVLISITFPYGMVTMALVDARYEMPGQTLKVRYWPRDTWPVGLPYVEVSDDKSC, encoded by the exons ATGCCCAGCATCTTCGCCTACCAGAGCTCCGAGGTGGACTGGTGTGAGAGTAACTTTCAGCACTCGGAGCTGGTGGCCGAGTTCTACAACACG TTCAGCAATGTCACCTTCTTCATCTTTGGGCCTCTCATGATGTTTCTCATGCACCCCTATGCCCAGAAACGCTCCCGCTATGTTTATATCACCTGCATCCTCTTCATGGTCGTAG GCCTGTTCTCCATGTACTTCCACATGACGCTTAGCTTCCTGGGCCAGCTGCTGGATGAGATCGCTATCCTGTGGCTGCTGGCCAGTGGCTACAGCATATGGATGCCCCGCTGCTACTTTCCTACTTTCCTAGGAGAGAACAG GCCCCAGTTCATCAGCCTGGTCATCATCACCACTGTGGTCAGCACCTTCCTGTCCTTCCTGAGGCCCGTGATCAACGCATATGCCCTCAACAGCATTGCTGTGCACATCCTCTACATCGTGTTCCACGAATACAAGAA GACCAGCAATAAGGAGCTTCGTCATATAATGGAGGTCTCCGTAGTTTTATGGGCTTTTGCACTGACCAGCTGGATCAGCGACCGCTTGCTTTGCAGTTTCTGGCAGCAGATCAATTTCTCTTACCTGCACAGCATCTG GCATGTACTCATCAGCATCACCTTTCCTTATGGCATGGTTACCATGGCCTTAGTGGACGCCAGGTATGAGATGCCAGGTCAAACCCTCAAAGTCCGCTACTGGCCTCGGGACACTTGGCCTGTGGGGCTGCCCTATGTGGAAGTCAGTGACGACAAGAGCTGCTGA
- the ACER1 gene encoding alkaline ceramidase 1 isoform X1, with amino-acid sequence MLLSARLSQWALGTASGCPASSPTRAPRWTGVRVTFSTRSWWPSSTTRNVTFFIFGPLMMFLMHPYAQKRSRYVYITCILFMVVGLFSMYFHMTLSFLGQLLDEIAILWLLASGYSIWMPRCYFPTFLGENRPQFISLVIITTVVSTFLSFLRPVINAYALNSIAVHILYIVFHEYKKTSNKELRHIMEVSVVLWAFALTSWISDRLLCSFWQQINFSYLHSIWHVLISITFPYGMVTMALVDARYEMPGQTLKVRYWPRDTWPVGLPYVEVSDDKSC; translated from the exons ATGCTCCTCTCTGCCAGACTGAGCCAGTGGGCACTGGGCACTGCATCAGGATGCCCAGCATCTTCGCCTACCAGAGCTCCGAGGTGGACTGGTGTGAGAGTAACTTTCAGCACTCGGAGCTGGTGGCCGAGTTCTACAACACG CAATGTCACCTTCTTCATCTTTGGGCCTCTCATGATGTTTCTCATGCACCCCTATGCCCAGAAACGCTCCCGCTATGTTTATATCACCTGCATCCTCTTCATGGTCGTAG GCCTGTTCTCCATGTACTTCCACATGACGCTTAGCTTCCTGGGCCAGCTGCTGGATGAGATCGCTATCCTGTGGCTGCTGGCCAGTGGCTACAGCATATGGATGCCCCGCTGCTACTTTCCTACTTTCCTAGGAGAGAACAG GCCCCAGTTCATCAGCCTGGTCATCATCACCACTGTGGTCAGCACCTTCCTGTCCTTCCTGAGGCCCGTGATCAACGCATATGCCCTCAACAGCATTGCTGTGCACATCCTCTACATCGTGTTCCACGAATACAAGAA GACCAGCAATAAGGAGCTTCGTCATATAATGGAGGTCTCCGTAGTTTTATGGGCTTTTGCACTGACCAGCTGGATCAGCGACCGCTTGCTTTGCAGTTTCTGGCAGCAGATCAATTTCTCTTACCTGCACAGCATCTG GCATGTACTCATCAGCATCACCTTTCCTTATGGCATGGTTACCATGGCCTTAGTGGACGCCAGGTATGAGATGCCAGGTCAAACCCTCAAAGTCCGCTACTGGCCTCGGGACACTTGGCCTGTGGGGCTGCCCTATGTGGAAGTCAGTGACGACAAGAGCTGCTGA